TCAAATAAAAATACTCTCTTTGTTTCATTTCAGAGGAGAAACTTCACCTTGGCGTTCCAGGCTGCAGAAAGTGTTGGCATCAAATGCACTttggtatgtttttattttattttgatatgtCAACACAGAATACTTGATCTCAAGTTGTATGAtatctctggttctaccatatcttacttattgtgtggaaatatgggctaataactataaaagcaatcttcacttgctaaatgtactgcaaaaaaggccagtaaggataattcataatgccgcctacagagaacatactaactctttatttctaaaatcacaaatacttcaacttgctgatatagttcatcttcaaacagctaaaataatacataaggctaaaaataggCCAAAAatagggaagcaggaagtgaacaaatgtaacagttactgataattaaaattaaaatcaaaattacgggacaaaaataaaaataaataaaacaaaaataaataattaaaataaaataaatcactttaattttattaggaaagcaggaagtgaacgaatgtaacagttactgataatcaaaattaaaatcaaatttacgggacaaaaataaaaatgaataaaacaaaaataaagaattaaaacaaaataaaataaatcacttaaattatattaggaaagcaggaagtgaacaaatgtaacagttactgataatcaaaattaaaatcaaatttacgggacaaaaataaataaaataaaacaaaaataaataattaaaacaaaataaaataaatcacttaaattatattaggaaagcaggaagtgaacaaatgtaacagttactgatcattaaaattaaaatcaaaattacgggacaaaaataaataaaataaaacaaaaataaataattaaaacaaaataaaataaatcacttaaattatatgaggaaagcaggaagtgaacaaatgtaacagttactgataattaaaattaaaatcaaaattacgggacaaaaataaaaataaataaaacaaaaattaaaaatgaaaacaaaataaaataaatcacttaaattatattagcaaaacaggaagtgaacaaatgtaacagttactgataattaaaattaaaatcaaaattacgggataaaaataaataaaataaaacaaaaataaataattaaaacaaaataaaacaaatcacttaaattatattaggaaagcaggaagtgaacaaatgtaaccgttactgattgtaaaagtaccagatggaggggtaggatttaataagctttgcttcttcctactccttttggacatgtggaactgggaactgattatgtgatgcattcaattgtaatctgatgcatgttcaaatgaaataaaaccattaccctTACATGCATAAACTGAGCTATACTGTTAAGCTTTATAGTGCATGTAGAGCCAATGGTATTACATACTATAGTTGTCTTTAGAGATCAAGATATGGACAATAGTACCAATTTTGGTCCAGAGTTAGTATGATTTTGACCGCTACTACACTTGTTATTGATAGTATCCATATTCGGAATGAACGCCACAACTGCCGGGAATTCATTATAGTCGCACGTTTGGGATCATCGGACTGAAAGTTGAACTCTGTTGCTTGCAGGACATAAACGAGATGGTTCACACCGAGAGGCCAGACTGGCAGAATGTCATGACGTACGTCACAGCTATCTACAAATACTTTGAGACCTGACTTCCTGCACACACTGTCACAGAATCACTTATTATACCTCACTGGAATACCttcacaagtacacacacacaagtacacaaacacacatcgcATGCTCACAAGTGAAGGTGAAGTCCAGGCAGTATGCAGTACCACAATGACGCCTTCACATGGTGATGGTGAAGACACCATGCTTCAGTGCCTTCAGCTTCAAAAACTTCATTTCGATGGGGGACGACTTTATGGAAACATCTGCTGCTGCTTAATAACATATCAGTGGAGTAGTGGAGAAGCAGGCATCAAACCTTCTTGCGATGCCCGAGGATCAAGTGCCTGTGTGATAATGGATGCCTCCTTCATGCGCATCGTTCCGATATGTTACATTTTGGGCTCATTTAGGGCTGGGAATAACGGGATGGCTTTTAGAGCATAAGAACATGTTCAACAACACTCGGACATTTGAGCACCGCTGCTTAGAAAAACAAGACGCGTGATGCGTTCAAGTACTAGCACCGTCTGCTATCGATCACATAGAGTATGGCTTTACATTAAAACGTGTGAGAGTTTTCAAGACAATTCTGGGATTGTTAAATTACACTAcatgataaaaaatttaaaaaaaaacgcttatAGGTATTCATCGGAATAAACTGCAAAAttatttattggaaaaaaacaagtacTACAGTATTCTAATTTCCATGCATGTTAGTTACAGTAAAGTTCAAGTTCATTGTCATGAATTCCTGTagaacaagggtgtccaaataGCAGACCACAGGCCATTTTTAGGTCGCAGCTTATTTTGTATTGACACATCATAACCtgtagtaaaaatataaatactaaatttattgaataaattgaattattaagaATATTAATACAGTGGATTGTCCAGCGCCATCATTTTTATGATGAAATAACAGATCGCTTCAGTAGTTGGCATTCATCCCTGGGAAactctttttgcacttttcaaacaccacagcgataggaacaagccccgggctCTGGGTTTCATAATAATActgaattttgattttttttttgttgttgctcatTGTGAATGATCTACTTTATTGTGTGTcaacatatctacatatcttaTAAATGCCCCCAACCAAccttttcatatatatatatatatatatattaatatatatatattattttttaagtatgGTGTCCccagtggaaaatgtttggacactcgTGTATAACATTTAAAGGGATCTTGGGTTTTGTCCATGTCACATGACTGAAAGCTAAACTTATAAGCTATAACTTATCGTGTTCCAAAAATTTTCCACTGGGGGGGGTCACGTATGTAAAAATGAAACTATACCAGTGGGGGCATTTTAAAGGcgaacatttcattttttaaatttcaattaatttcattttttaatttttttttgtttaatgtaAAAATGATTAGTACTCTTCACAAATATTAAAAGTgtcagtatattttttttaattttctttactAAGTCATATATACAAGATAGTGGAAGATGGATTACTTAAGTTTTTCAGTATAAAAAACTTAAGTAATCCAGACTTAACTTAAGATGGATTACTTAAATTTACTTAAATTtacttttaagttttttatacTGAAAAACTTAAGTACTTAAGTAAACTTAAGTAATCCATTACTTAAGTTTACTTACTTAAGTTTTTCTATACTGAAAAACTTAAGTACTTAAGTAAACTTAAGTAATCCATTACTTAAGTTTACTTACTTAAGTTTTTTTATACTGAAAAACTTAAGTACTTAAGTAAACTTAAGTAATCCATCTTAAGTTAAGTCTGGATTACTTAAGTTTTTTATACTGAAAAACTTAAGTACTTAAGTAAACTTAAGTAATCCATTACTTAAGTACTTAAGTAAACTTAAGTAATCCATTACTTAAGTTTACTTACTTAAGTTTTTTTATACTGAAAAACTTAAGTACTTAAGTAAACTTAAGTAATCCATCTTAAGTTAAGTCTGGATTACTTAAGTTTTTTACTTAAGTTTTTTTACTTACTTAAGTATTTCAGTATAAAAAAACTTAAGTACTTAAGTTTTTCTGTATAAAAAAACTTAAGTAAGTAAGCTTAAGTAATCCATCTTTTTTTATACTGAAAAACTCAAGTACTTAATTAATCCATCTTAAATTAAGTCTGGATTACTTAAGTTTTTCAGTATAAAAAAACTTAAGTAATCCATCTTAAGTAAAATAATAGATAACTGTAGTTAGTTGACAGTAACTATACGGAAAGAAATGAACAAATAATTTGCAGCTATTgtcatatcatatataaatatataatattaattattgtaatattgaTATGAAAATACTAGCTGTCATATTTTCAACTCCTAATCATCCTTGATAATGTTGTGATgcgctgtgtttttttatttttattacaaaccaaaaaaaaaaaaaaattgctaagcTGCAGGCTACAATGGCCCCCGGGTCaggttttggacacccctgttttaaactCAAAACTCTTCCTACTGTGACTTTAGACGTGCTGAGACATCGATGAAGTCGTTATGCTGACGTAGCGTGTttcactgtatttatttggagGTTTTTCCAATCACTGTTACATGAATACGTGTATGTTTCACCTCgcatcagcttttttttttttttttttatgccttaacactttttttttttcctgagagtGAATCTTGCAGgttttttgtccccccccccccccccccccccccccaagcggGTGGAAAATGATGACGGTGCCTCTTGAGAAACACTACTTAATAAGGTTTTTGTGTCTGGTGTGCGTTAGTTTGTGTGCTGATTTGGGTCAGATGAGGCACTGCCAGCTGGTATCCATGGCAACAGGATTGTTTTCATCTTGAATTCATTGCCAAACCACATCGCCGCAATGTGTACAAGCAGTGATTTAAATATGTGTATGAGTGCTTAAGTGTAGTATTTAATTACAATTGAAAGCTTTGGGGGTTGCCAGATAAGTTGCCAGATATTTAttgtgctgtgttttttttacggcTGAAACCTGGATTGGGTGATATCGGCAGCAACAATGGGATCCTCTCATTGCTCAGGATGTGTGCCATCTTGCATGGAGACGTTACATTAGAAGTGAATGTGAACGGTCCTGACTGGATCTGGTTCATTATTAGGATTTGCTTTCCTTGGTTTACTTGAAAATGCTCTGAGAATTCCACTGAAtctacttatgttttttttttttgttttgttttttaaactccATGTTGCCTTTGAAGTCAGTATTTTTTCAGGTCACGTTTATGGTgtgctttttaattttttttttttttttttttgagaaactgATCACACTTCATGTAGTGCCTATGCTTTAGTTCAAGTGTGGTGTGTGTGATGCAAAAATACAGTGCAcagtatgataaaaaaaaatatctttcaaaatgttttttcttgctTCATTTCTCTGCAATTAATAAAACCACCATTGTTGCCATAATcagtttttaatatatatatatatatatatatatatatatatatataatataaaaataaataaaataaaattaaaattaacaaaaaaaatgaatcattcattTCAATTATTCACAGTGTGCAAGTTTCCCTGAAAAGGCCATCATAGGACGATGCACAACTACCTCcagattaattatattaggaaagcaggaagtgaacaaatataagttactgattattaaaattaaaattacgggacaaaaataaaaataaattaaaattaacaaaaaataataattaaaaaaaaattaatcattcatttcaaTTATGCACAGTGTGCAAGTTTCCCTGAAAAGGCCATCATAGGACGATGCACAACTAGCTCcagattaattatattaggaaagcaggaagtgaacaaatgtaagttactgattattaaaattaaaattacgggacaaaaataaaaatacataaaaataaataaaataaattaaaattaacaaaaaatataaaaaaaataatttaaaaaaattaaattaatcattcatttcaaTTATGCACAGTGTGCAAGTTTCCCTGAAAAGGCCATCATAGGACGATGCACAACTACCTCcagattaattatattaggaaagcaggaagtgaacaaatgtaagttactgattattaaaattaaaattaacgggacaaaaataaaaataaataaaaataaataaaataaattaaaattaacaaaaaaaattaaaattaacaaaaataaataaataataataataaaaaaaatattaatcattcatttcaaTTATGCACAGTGTGCAAGTTTCCCTGAAAAGTCCATCATGGGATGATGCACAACTACCTCcagattaattatattaggaaagcaggaagtgaacaaatgtaagttactgattattaaaattaaaattatgggataaaaataaataaaataaataaaaattaacaaaaaaataaattaaaattaacaaaaaaataaaattaacaacaaaaataaaaaaatttaattaaaaaaaatattaaattaatcattaatttcaATTATGCACAGTGTGCAAGTTTCCCTGAAAAGGCCATCATAGGACGATACACAACTACCTCcagattaattatattaggaaagcaggaagtgaacaaatgtaagttactgattattaaaattaaaattatgggataaaaataaataaaataaataaaaattaacaaaaaaataaattaaaattaacaaaaaaataaaattaacaacaaaaataaaaaaaaattaattaaaaaaaatattaaattaatcattaatttcaATTATGCACAGTGTGCAAGTTTCCCTGAAAGGCCATCATAGGACGATGCACAACTACCTCCAGATTGACGGAGTACACGgtccaaaatgtgtaaaaaaaaaaaaatgctaactgaATAGCATACAGAATAGAAAAACTGTTTCCTATTGGCTGGCTGTTTAGCAACCTGCTTCTTTGTCAAATCATTTCCTCTTTATTGTCTCCTCCGCGGCGACTGCGTGTTCATCGATGCATTATTGGCATCATCTCAGCCTCTCAAGAGGTTCATGGGAAAAAGCCGCCGAGGGGAAGGACCTGCGGGAAAAGAGTTTTTTAGGGTGGGAGAGAAACttcttgacttggacttgattTGCAGTCGAAGGTAAGAAGGACACTTCTGGTCAGGTCGGGATGCTAATCCCAGCAGGAGCATCAGCAGCAGGGCCGTAGCTATGGTTTTAGACGTGAGGTTTCCATCCTCCTCGTCGATGAAAAACTTGAGATTTTTTCCACCATGTTGGAAAACTCTGCCGCCTCGGCTCCTTACATCGCGCTGGAGCTGCTGATCGCCGTGTTCTCCGTGTTGGGCAACGTGCTGGTCTGTTGGGCCGTGTTCCTCAACAGCAACCTGCAAAGCCACACCAACTTCTTTGTGGTGTCGCTCGCCGTGGCGGACATCGCCGTGGGCGTCCTGGCTATTCCGTTCGCCATCGTCATCAGCATCGGTTTCTGCTCCAATTTTTACGGATGCCTCTTCATCGCCTGTTTTGTGCTCATCCTCACTCAGAGCTCTATCTTTAGCTTGCTGGCCATCGCCATGGATCGCTACATCGCTATCAAGTTACCGCTCAGGTCAGTTTTGGATgcttttacttacttttacttAATCACAGTCAATggaaatatcaataatataataataacataacataaaaaccATATTGCtatgtttttctgcaaaaacaaaattgtCAACCGATTGAaaaccattccaacatcaaaatgttcagctcattcaGAACACAATAATGGCACATCCTATAatgcatgggtctcaaacatgcggcccgcgggccaaatgtggcccgcaaggacactactttgaggcccccgccttgatatgaaactttaatgtttagtgcggcccgcgcaagtttgatatggatgctgtatggtatcatgtacccagaaaaaaatattacgtttgattcatgttcatgttaaaggttaaataactgttaatagttatcctccctatccgtgtggaagtggtaagtttttggctatttaagtttaaaggaaataacttgaaggaggGCAGAAGATCTAAACCGGAGGACTCAAacgcgcggcccgcgggccaaatgtggcccgcaggacactactttgaggcccccgccttgatatgaaagtttaatgtttagtgcggccccgcgcaagtttgatatggatgctgtatggtatcatgtacccagaaaaaattattacgtttgattaatgttcatgttaaaggttaaataactgttaatagttatcctccctatccgtgtggaagtggtaagtttttggcttttttaagtttaaaggaaataacttggaggttaccatttaggttgctagctctctagtttgcgagctgggataggctccagcacagcaaagcggtagaaaattaatgaacgaagaaagctttctagatcttcctgaacctgcacctattccagctgtatttccttagatttccagaacaatctgttttaatttattccacccacgcaaggcatgcccactctgctgtggttggtcacatggCCAACGCTCCTGATGACTTCCGGACCaatgccgaaccccactttctaattttgtcgatattggagttgataataaatgaataacccATTTGGATAGCTGCTTAAAAAGTGGTTAGGATCTACTGCTtactgaataaataataataaaacggcaaataataaaaacttaagaaaccacatatagttggtgggtagacaaattatttttttcagattaaaatgaacaaagcattattagagccctgtagacatgacaaaacacgactatagtcacatttatactctttttatttacaacatattgcgcaactgcagggccctgagacacatgctaactcgcaaactagagagctagcgacctcaacggtggccttcaagttatttcctttcaacttaaatagccaaaaacttaccacttccacacggatagggaggataactattaacagttatttaacctttaacatgaacatgaatcaaacgtaataattttttctgggtacatgataccatacagcatccatatcaaacttgcgcgggccgcactaacgttaaactttcatatcaaggcgggggcctcaaacttgtgtcctgcgggccacatttggcccacgggccgcatgtttgagacccctggtttaacacaagaatacaacactTTAACAacgtttataggtcagaagAACCATCATCGGTGCCCTTTAACATCGATTATATTATAGGTactaggtacgaatgtgagtgtgaatggttgtttgtctatatgtgccctgtgattggctggcgaccagtccagggtgtagccccgACTCTCGGACAAAATCAGCTGggagcatacccctgcgaccctaatgacgATAAACGGTCTATAAAACGAATGGATGTATACATACGTAGGCTATTCTATGTAAGTTCTGTGTTGCCagataaatatatttatgtgtaattGCTTCAGCGGACGACATCAAACTGTCATTTCTTCACATGTTAGAAGCAACACTAATTCTGACATTTCCAGTCTGACCTCCGTCGTATAACAAAAGTACACTTCAGAGATTTTGAGTTTCCTGTTTCCGGGACACAAACATATGCTTTTCACACAGCTGACGCCATCTCTGCATTGGTTtctttggtgggggggggggggggggggggtggggggggggggggcggtttaGTGGCGCTTAGTGTTGTTGCAGCATTGACATTTGCACTTTAACATCTAAAGAATGTGATCGAAACAAACAGAATGTCTCAGCTGCTCTCCCACACTGTGTGGCAGCCATActgaaaatagacaaaaaaaagacaagtttgtttattcttttttttttttttttttttttttgctctttaagACCAGAAAGGGATCTTCGTCTGAGATAGGAAACCATACCAAACTTAGATTTGGAATTGTTTGGGTCGGGTAGATCCAACTGATAATGAGTTTTCacaaatatttctatttttttttgttgtgttgttcatattgttacattgtttgaTTTATGATTAGTTGAAACATTTGAAGAATTGAACATATttcactgttggatcttaaaaaCTATAAGTAGAGCATCGATATGCAAaagaaagtacacaaaaactTTAGAGAACAGcacaaaaaaaccctccaaatCCTTCAgtagaaattacatttttaaaagtcaacatttccactgccgtttgacgcccctgcacaacctgaagcgccattgttccattgaaggaaaaaagcaCCCCCTCCAAGTGTGGATAAGCATCTCGACTTGACTGGCAGTCAAATTTCAGTGCTTCTGCCAAACCACATAATGTCAAAGCTCGGAAAAATGTACTGTGCGGTGTCCCCCAGGGATCAATCCTGGGCCCCATTCTGTTCGTATTGTATGTCCTACCGCTCAGTCGGATAATACAGCAGTTCAGCCATGTTtccttccatttattttttattttttgatgatCTCCAGCTGTACTGCTTATTTAAACCTTCTGAGGCCCACAAACTGAACTCCTGAATCAACTTCCCGACATAAGTGAAGAAGCGGTTGAGTTTGTGATACGAatcaaaatttatgaaaaacaaatcattatACTCCAAGAAATGACTCTTTGGGTCTCaaatattatgttaaaaaaaacgatCAGCCATGTCTCAGTTAGTGGACGCTTTTTAGTAATAGCAAGAACACATTGGATCGGGACTTGATGGGATGGTCACCATCGGTGAGTTGTCAACGAGAATCGTGATACGAATCaaaatttatgaaaacaaatcaTCCAAGAAATGACTCTTTGGGTCTCAAATATTATGTTAAGAAAATCCATCAACCATGTCTCAGTTAGTGGACGCTTTTTACTAATAGCAAGAACACATTGGATCGGGACTTGATGGGATGGTCACCATAGGTGCGTTGTCAACAAGAATTGTGCTGCGAATCaaaatttatgaaaacaaatcaTTATACTCCAAGAAATGACTCTTTGGGTCTTAAATATTATGTTAAGAAAAACGATCAACCATGTCTCAGTTAATGGACGCTTTTTACTAATAGCAAGTATATGGTGGACCGGGACTTGATGGGATGGTCACCATAGGTGCGTTGTCAACGAGAATTGTGATACGAATCaaaatttatgaaaacaaatcaTTATACTCCAAGAAATGACTCTTTGGGTCTCAAATATTATGTTAAGAAAAACGATCAACCATGTCTCAGTTAGTGGACGCTTTTTAGTAATAGCAAAAACACGGTGGACCGGGACTAGATGGGATGGTCACCATAGGTGCGTTGTCAACGAGAATCATGATACGAATCaaaatttatgaaaacaaatcaTTATATTCCAAGAAATGACTCTTCGGGTCTCAAATATTATGTTAAGAAAAGCGATCAACCATGTCTCAGTTAGTGGACGCTTTTTAGTAATAGCAAGAATACATTGGATCGGGACTTGATGGGATGGTCACCATAGGTGCGTTGTCAACAAAAATCGTTGCACGGCATCCAATGGAGTTATTGGCAAAATCCACAGATTAAATATTGCAAATCATTCAATGAACCTTGAACAATTTCACGTAAAACTGCATCTGGTACCAGTATCAGCTAAGCTGGCCCTGCTGACCCCGTATCGGATGGACACCGAGATTAGAAGTATCCCCCACACCATTGTTAATGTTCATTGCTGTAGACGTAAACACTAAACCAGGTCTTTCCCTATGAAGGTACAACAGTCTCGTGACGGGCCAGAGGGCGCAGTGCATCATTGCCATCTGTTGGTTCCTCTCCATCATCATCGGCCTCACCCCCATGATGGGCTGGCACAAGTTCTCTCAGAAAGAAACCAACGGGTGTCCGCCGGGCCTCATGAGGTGCCTCTTCGAGGAAGTGGTTGTCATGGATTACATGGTGTACTTTAACTTTTTCGCCTGCGTCATCATCccgctgctgctgatgctggcCATCTACCTGTGTATCTTCATGGCTGCTCGCCACCAGCTTAAACTCATGGAGGTGAAAGCGTGTCACGGGGAGAAGTCGCGCTCCACTCTTCAAAAAGAGGTCCAAGCCGCCAAGAGTCTAGCCATCATAGTGGGGCTATTTGCGGTGTGCTGGTTGCCGCTTCACATCATTAACTGTTTTACTCTTTTCTGCCCCGAGTGTCAGCGTCCTCCTCTGTGGATCATCTACGTGGCTATTATACTTTCTCACAGAAACTCTGTAATCAACCCGTTTATTTACGCGTACCGCATCAGGGAATTCCGGCAAACATTCCGGAAAATTATTTGGCGGCACATATTAGGGCGACAGGAGGTGATGGAAATACGTGGTAGTAAACGCAACTCCATTCACAGCAGCATTAACGACTCCATTCGATTTAAGGCAAACTGCCTCAGCTTTGATCGTTTCACCGAGCagggaagcagcagcagcatctccCAAAACTCTCATGCTTCCTCCGGAGGAGGCGGCCTAGTATTGGGAGTATCCCCAACGCCCCTTGGTGTCTCTAAAGTGGAACCCATTAGACCAACTCCAATAGTCATGTGTCATCATCTGCAGTGTTTGGCCGGACCGCAGGGTGTGGAGGAATACGAACCGCAGAAGCAGAGTTCCGCCCAGGAAGAACCACGGATTAACAGGTACAACGGGAAGAGCAACATGACTGAACTGGCAAAAGCGTCCTGACACACACATGGACAACTTTATCAACTTTATCAACTTTATCCAAGTCTGTCAGCACTGgttaaaagtacttttaaacaCTGAGCTACCCTAAGACAacatgctacagtaaacctcggatatatcggattcaattgttcccactggttttgtccgatataagcgaaatccgttatatgcgtataccggaaaatgtccgttttacgcatatatcggatttatatccggtatatgcgtaaatcggattttatccgttataaaaaggcacttccttgactatgtttccaatgtacctggacgcgcaggcaacgctgcaaacgctgcaaatgacgtcgtatagcggcctgtcacgattcggcgaatcgggagcgccacgatgcggccatccgatatatgcgagggaaatttcatggaaatgcattggaacgggactggagattttgtcagaaataggcgaaatccgttaaaaAATCcgtaaaaaatctgatatatgcaatgaatttttattggaaatgcattacagaaagggcggcacggcgggcaagtggttagcgcacagacctcacagctaggagaccagggttcaattcccaccctcggccatctctgtgtggagtttgcatgttctccccgtgcatgcgtgggttttctccgggtactccggtttcctcccacattccaaaaacatgctaggttaattagcgactccaaattgtccataggtatgaatgtgagtgtgaatggttgtttgtctatatgtgccctgtgattggctggccaccagtccagggtataccccgcctctcgcccgaagacagctgggataggctccagcagcccccgcgaccctcgtgaggaaaagcggtagaaaatgaatgaatgaatgcattacagaaaaatcggttcttttttatctgtccgttgtgagcgaatttccgatatatccgaggtttactgt
This DNA window, taken from Doryrhamphus excisus isolate RoL2022-K1 chromosome 4, RoL_Dexc_1.0, whole genome shotgun sequence, encodes the following:
- the adora2aa gene encoding adenosine A2a receptor a yields the protein MLENSAASAPYIALELLIAVFSVLGNVLVCWAVFLNSNLQSHTNFFVVSLAVADIAVGVLAIPFAIVISIGFCSNFYGCLFIACFVLILTQSSIFSLLAIAMDRYIAIKLPLRYNSLVTGQRAQCIIAICWFLSIIIGLTPMMGWHKFSQKETNGCPPGLMRCLFEEVVVMDYMVYFNFFACVIIPLLLMLAIYLCIFMAARHQLKLMEVKACHGEKSRSTLQKEVQAAKSLAIIVGLFAVCWLPLHIINCFTLFCPECQRPPLWIIYVAIILSHRNSVINPFIYAYRIREFRQTFRKIIWRHILGRQEVMEIRGSKRNSIHSSINDSIRFKANCLSFDRFTEQGSSSSISQNSHASSGGGGLVLGVSPTPLGVSKVEPIRPTPIVMCHHLQCLAGPQGVEEYEPQKQSSAQEEPRINRYNGKSNMTELAKAS